The following coding sequences are from one Venturia canescens isolate UGA chromosome 5, ASM1945775v1, whole genome shotgun sequence window:
- the LOC122411719 gene encoding anaphase-promoting complex subunit 15 has product MPLKPLWPNLQPRATDPLWFSADKPCDNESEVSALEVEHETWKEQMRSIGCDQIPVGKTASDFRGSEEEEEEEEEEEGEGEEEEESDTHEEEEEEFDDIDMEVSYTHQQQRSSPTDTVTDPVSIRMVSAHAPRYS; this is encoded by the exons atGCCTTTGAAGCCGTTATGGCCGAACTTGCAGCCTCGGGCGACTGATCCGTTATGGTTCAGTGCTGACAAACCCTGCGACAACGAATCTGAAGTTTCAGCACTTGAAGTCGAGCACGAAACCTGG AAGGAACAAATGCGGAGtattggatgcgatcaaattcCCGTTGGAAAAACCGCTAGCGAT tTTCGTGGCtccgaagaagaagaagaagaggaagaggaggaggagggggaaggtgaagaagaggaagaatcAGATACTCACgaagaagaggaggaagaaTTTGACGATATTGATATGGAAGTAAGCTATACGCATCAGCAGCAAAGATCCAGTCCGACGGACACGGTTACAGATCCAGTGTCTATAAGGATGGTCAGCGCTCATGCACCACGATATTCTTAA
- the Kat60 gene encoding katanin p60 ATPase-containing subunit A-like 1 isoform X3, whose protein sequence is MLHTRGWIPFQGETVYQSIDWLNFLESKMAVPISEICENTKLAREMALTGNYDTSGVYYQGVVQQIHRLLLFKSDTHNERFVGSSSLSFEEPTRDPMLWSCVNPGAAWSPPVVRDPDVWPPLSPMEQKTTRQPKLSNKNQNRSGVRKPSTGKKPETKTASKRDEKKPVKREDNAKEKQEAEKSDLEVEDRRFEPAGNDRDLADLLERDIVQKNPNIHWDDIADLHEAKRLLEEAVVLPMWMPDFFKGIRRPWKGVLMVGPPGTGKTMLAKAVATECGTTFFNVSSSTLTSKYRGESEKLVRLLFEMARFYAPSTIFIDEIDSLCSRRGSESEHEASRRVKSELLVQMDGISTNSEDPSKVVMVLAATNFPWDIDEALRRRLEKRIYIPLPNREGREALLKINLREVQVDPLVNLADIAKKLQGYSGADITNVCRDASMMSMRRKIAGLKPDQIRQLPKEELDLPVSADDFLEAIDRCNKSVSQEDLEKYEKWMSEFGSS, encoded by the exons ATGCTTC ATACTCGCGGATGGATTCCGTTTCAAGGTGAAACAGTTTATCAATCGATCGATTGGTTAAATTTTTTAGAATCCAAAATGGCGGTGCCTATAAGCGAAATTTGCGAGAACACAAAATTAGCCCGGGAAATGGCTTTAACTGGAAATTACGACACATCGGGAGTTTATTATCAAGGAGTAGTTCAACAGATACATCGATTATTG TTATTCAAATCGGACACGCACAACGAGAGATTTGTAGGTTCGTCGAGTTTATCATTCGAAGAGCCAACGCGTGATCCAATGTTGTGGTCTTGTGTGAATCCAGGAGCAGCGTGGAGCCCACCGGTGGTTCGCGATCCAGATGTTTGGCCTCCGCTGAGCCCAATGGAACAGAAGACGACGAGACAGCCAAAACTTTCAAACAAGAATCAAAACCGTTCGGGAGTGCGTAAGCCCTCGACAGGCAAAAAGCCTGAAACAAAGACTGCGTCaaagagagatgaaaaaaaaccagTCAAGAGGGAGGACAATGCGAAGGAAAAGCAGGAAGCAGAAAAATCAGATCTGGAAGTGGAAGATCGAAGATTCGAGCCAGCAGGTAACGATCGTGACCTCGCTGATTTGTTGGAAAGAGACATTGTGCAGAAAAATCCAAATATCCATTGGGACGACATAGCGGATCTGCACGAAGCTAAACGTTTGTTGGAAGAAGCGGTTGTTTTGCCGATGTGGATGCCAGACTTTTTCAAAGGTATTCGACGGCCGTGGAAGGGGGTTTTAATGGTAGGACCGCCAGGAACAGGTAAAACGATGCTCGCCAAGGCCGTAGCGACTGAGTGCGGAACAACTTTCTTCAACGTCTCGTCGTCGACTCTCACTTCCAAATATCGTGGTGAGTCAGAAAAACTAGTTCGTCTTCTCTTTGAAATGGCACGATTCTACGCCCCGAGCACGATATTCATCGATGAAATCGATTCTCTGTGCTCTCGTCGCGGTTCTGAATCGGAGCATGAAGCTTCCCGACGAGTAAAGTCCGAATTGCTCGTACAAATGGATGGAATAAGCACAAACAGCGAAGATCCTAGCAAAGTCGTTATGGTACTTGCAGCAACGAATTTTCCATGGGATATCGATGAGGCTCTTCGAAGACGTCTGGAAAAACGTATTTACATTCCTCTTCCAAATCGAGAAGGTCGTGAAGCCCTCTTGAAAATTAATCTTAGGGAAGTGCAAGTAGACCCACTTGTCAATCTAGCTGACATTGCTAAGAAATTACAAGGATACTCCGGCGCTGACATCACCAATGTCTGTAGAGACGCCTCCATGATGTCAATGCGAAGAAAAATAGCCGGCTTGAAACCCGATCAAATTAGACAATTGCCGAAAGAAGAATTGGATCTTCCTGTCTCTGCTGATGATTTTCTCGAAGCCATTGATCGATGCAACAAAAGCGTTTCCCAAGAGGATTtggaaaagtatgaaaaatggATGAGCGAATTCGGATCTTCGTGA
- the Kat60 gene encoding katanin p60 ATPase-containing subunit A-like 1 isoform X1, which produces MLHTRGWIPFQGETVYQSIDWLNFLESKMAVPISEICENTKLAREMALTGNYDTSGVYYQGVVQQIHRLLASIADATRKAKWQLVQHQIVEEFEKVKATSTTLQLFKSDTHNERFVGSSSLSFEEPTRDPMLWSCVNPGAAWSPPVVRDPDVWPPLSPMEQKTTRQPKLSNKNQNRSGVRKPSTGKKPETKTASKRDEKKPVKREDNAKEKQEAEKSDLEVEDRRFEPAGNDRDLADLLERDIVQKNPNIHWDDIADLHEAKRLLEEAVVLPMWMPDFFKGIRRPWKGVLMVGPPGTGKTMLAKAVATECGTTFFNVSSSTLTSKYRGESEKLVRLLFEMARFYAPSTIFIDEIDSLCSRRGSESEHEASRRVKSELLVQMDGISTNSEDPSKVVMVLAATNFPWDIDEALRRRLEKRIYIPLPNREGREALLKINLREVQVDPLVNLADIAKKLQGYSGADITNVCRDASMMSMRRKIAGLKPDQIRQLPKEELDLPVSADDFLEAIDRCNKSVSQEDLEKYEKWMSEFGSS; this is translated from the exons ATGCTTC ATACTCGCGGATGGATTCCGTTTCAAGGTGAAACAGTTTATCAATCGATCGATTGGTTAAATTTTTTAGAATCCAAAATGGCGGTGCCTATAAGCGAAATTTGCGAGAACACAAAATTAGCCCGGGAAATGGCTTTAACTGGAAATTACGACACATCGGGAGTTTATTATCAAGGAGTAGTTCAACAGATACATCGATTATTGGCAAGTATTGCGGATGCGACAAGAAAAGCCAAATGGCAATTGGTACAGCATCAGATAGTGGAAGagtttgaaaaagtaaaagccACCTCGACGACTCTGCAGTTATTCAAATCGGACACGCACAACGAGAGATTTGTAGGTTCGTCGAGTTTATCATTCGAAGAGCCAACGCGTGATCCAATGTTGTGGTCTTGTGTGAATCCAGGAGCAGCGTGGAGCCCACCGGTGGTTCGCGATCCAGATGTTTGGCCTCCGCTGAGCCCAATGGAACAGAAGACGACGAGACAGCCAAAACTTTCAAACAAGAATCAAAACCGTTCGGGAGTGCGTAAGCCCTCGACAGGCAAAAAGCCTGAAACAAAGACTGCGTCaaagagagatgaaaaaaaaccagTCAAGAGGGAGGACAATGCGAAGGAAAAGCAGGAAGCAGAAAAATCAGATCTGGAAGTGGAAGATCGAAGATTCGAGCCAGCAGGTAACGATCGTGACCTCGCTGATTTGTTGGAAAGAGACATTGTGCAGAAAAATCCAAATATCCATTGGGACGACATAGCGGATCTGCACGAAGCTAAACGTTTGTTGGAAGAAGCGGTTGTTTTGCCGATGTGGATGCCAGACTTTTTCAAAGGTATTCGACGGCCGTGGAAGGGGGTTTTAATGGTAGGACCGCCAGGAACAGGTAAAACGATGCTCGCCAAGGCCGTAGCGACTGAGTGCGGAACAACTTTCTTCAACGTCTCGTCGTCGACTCTCACTTCCAAATATCGTGGTGAGTCAGAAAAACTAGTTCGTCTTCTCTTTGAAATGGCACGATTCTACGCCCCGAGCACGATATTCATCGATGAAATCGATTCTCTGTGCTCTCGTCGCGGTTCTGAATCGGAGCATGAAGCTTCCCGACGAGTAAAGTCCGAATTGCTCGTACAAATGGATGGAATAAGCACAAACAGCGAAGATCCTAGCAAAGTCGTTATGGTACTTGCAGCAACGAATTTTCCATGGGATATCGATGAGGCTCTTCGAAGACGTCTGGAAAAACGTATTTACATTCCTCTTCCAAATCGAGAAGGTCGTGAAGCCCTCTTGAAAATTAATCTTAGGGAAGTGCAAGTAGACCCACTTGTCAATCTAGCTGACATTGCTAAGAAATTACAAGGATACTCCGGCGCTGACATCACCAATGTCTGTAGAGACGCCTCCATGATGTCAATGCGAAGAAAAATAGCCGGCTTGAAACCCGATCAAATTAGACAATTGCCGAAAGAAGAATTGGATCTTCCTGTCTCTGCTGATGATTTTCTCGAAGCCATTGATCGATGCAACAAAAGCGTTTCCCAAGAGGATTtggaaaagtatgaaaaatggATGAGCGAATTCGGATCTTCGTGA
- the Kat60 gene encoding katanin p60 ATPase-containing subunit A-like 1 isoform X2, translating into MAVPISEICENTKLAREMALTGNYDTSGVYYQGVVQQIHRLLASIADATRKAKWQLVQHQIVEEFEKVKATSTTLQLFKSDTHNERFVGSSSLSFEEPTRDPMLWSCVNPGAAWSPPVVRDPDVWPPLSPMEQKTTRQPKLSNKNQNRSGVRKPSTGKKPETKTASKRDEKKPVKREDNAKEKQEAEKSDLEVEDRRFEPAGNDRDLADLLERDIVQKNPNIHWDDIADLHEAKRLLEEAVVLPMWMPDFFKGIRRPWKGVLMVGPPGTGKTMLAKAVATECGTTFFNVSSSTLTSKYRGESEKLVRLLFEMARFYAPSTIFIDEIDSLCSRRGSESEHEASRRVKSELLVQMDGISTNSEDPSKVVMVLAATNFPWDIDEALRRRLEKRIYIPLPNREGREALLKINLREVQVDPLVNLADIAKKLQGYSGADITNVCRDASMMSMRRKIAGLKPDQIRQLPKEELDLPVSADDFLEAIDRCNKSVSQEDLEKYEKWMSEFGSS; encoded by the coding sequence ATGGCGGTGCCTATAAGCGAAATTTGCGAGAACACAAAATTAGCCCGGGAAATGGCTTTAACTGGAAATTACGACACATCGGGAGTTTATTATCAAGGAGTAGTTCAACAGATACATCGATTATTGGCAAGTATTGCGGATGCGACAAGAAAAGCCAAATGGCAATTGGTACAGCATCAGATAGTGGAAGagtttgaaaaagtaaaagccACCTCGACGACTCTGCAGTTATTCAAATCGGACACGCACAACGAGAGATTTGTAGGTTCGTCGAGTTTATCATTCGAAGAGCCAACGCGTGATCCAATGTTGTGGTCTTGTGTGAATCCAGGAGCAGCGTGGAGCCCACCGGTGGTTCGCGATCCAGATGTTTGGCCTCCGCTGAGCCCAATGGAACAGAAGACGACGAGACAGCCAAAACTTTCAAACAAGAATCAAAACCGTTCGGGAGTGCGTAAGCCCTCGACAGGCAAAAAGCCTGAAACAAAGACTGCGTCaaagagagatgaaaaaaaaccagTCAAGAGGGAGGACAATGCGAAGGAAAAGCAGGAAGCAGAAAAATCAGATCTGGAAGTGGAAGATCGAAGATTCGAGCCAGCAGGTAACGATCGTGACCTCGCTGATTTGTTGGAAAGAGACATTGTGCAGAAAAATCCAAATATCCATTGGGACGACATAGCGGATCTGCACGAAGCTAAACGTTTGTTGGAAGAAGCGGTTGTTTTGCCGATGTGGATGCCAGACTTTTTCAAAGGTATTCGACGGCCGTGGAAGGGGGTTTTAATGGTAGGACCGCCAGGAACAGGTAAAACGATGCTCGCCAAGGCCGTAGCGACTGAGTGCGGAACAACTTTCTTCAACGTCTCGTCGTCGACTCTCACTTCCAAATATCGTGGTGAGTCAGAAAAACTAGTTCGTCTTCTCTTTGAAATGGCACGATTCTACGCCCCGAGCACGATATTCATCGATGAAATCGATTCTCTGTGCTCTCGTCGCGGTTCTGAATCGGAGCATGAAGCTTCCCGACGAGTAAAGTCCGAATTGCTCGTACAAATGGATGGAATAAGCACAAACAGCGAAGATCCTAGCAAAGTCGTTATGGTACTTGCAGCAACGAATTTTCCATGGGATATCGATGAGGCTCTTCGAAGACGTCTGGAAAAACGTATTTACATTCCTCTTCCAAATCGAGAAGGTCGTGAAGCCCTCTTGAAAATTAATCTTAGGGAAGTGCAAGTAGACCCACTTGTCAATCTAGCTGACATTGCTAAGAAATTACAAGGATACTCCGGCGCTGACATCACCAATGTCTGTAGAGACGCCTCCATGATGTCAATGCGAAGAAAAATAGCCGGCTTGAAACCCGATCAAATTAGACAATTGCCGAAAGAAGAATTGGATCTTCCTGTCTCTGCTGATGATTTTCTCGAAGCCATTGATCGATGCAACAAAAGCGTTTCCCAAGAGGATTtggaaaagtatgaaaaatggATGAGCGAATTCGGATCTTCGTGA
- the LOC122411718 gene encoding uncharacterized protein produces MAENTQRYGKAVPFVKRIQQRTPGFFGRERGGGRSRTAMMDQMWDSDRWNRQSSNQNLGRSRLPWFRPRKVEPESSDFMKLEFPRAEPTVHFRRRGGQNSDWEANIRGLYEEDYLGDWASLRAATRSNDSELGTSKIRRDASAREDTDYYREHDLRQAPQRNPNPYVFEDDEAGPSWAEPTVQSRDPRGRWRRQSLNWNESRGEPSRFDYSEEEQAALMAEPSTSYLN; encoded by the coding sequence ATGGCCGAGAATACCCAACGTTATGGAAAAGCTGTTCCGTTCGTCAAAAGAATTCAACAGCGTACTCCTGGTTTTTTTGGACGCGAACGCGGAGGTGGTCGATCAAGGACAGCAATGATGGATCAAATGTGGGACAGCGACCGTTGGAATAGACAAAGTTCAAATCAGAACCTCGGACGTAGTAGACTACCTTGGTTTCGGCCACGGAAGGTAGAGCCGGAGAGTTCAGATTTtatgaaacttgaatttccGAGGGCAGAACCGACGGTTCATTTTAGACGCCGCGGTGGACAAAATTCAGATTGGGAAGCTAATATACGTGGATTGTACGAGGAAGATTATCTCGGGGATTGGGCTTCACTGCGGGCAGCAACGAGATCAAATGATTCGGAGCTTGGTActtcaaaaattcgaagagATGCATCCGCGAGGGAAGACACGGACTACTACCGTGAGCACGATCTCCGTCAGGCTCCGCAGCGTAATCCAAATCCATATGTATTCGAGGATGACGAAGCTGGTCCATCGTGGGCTGAACCAACGGTGCAATCGAGGGACCCCCGCGGCCGTTGGCGTAGACAAAGTTTAAATTGGAACGAAAGCCGAGGTGAACCCTCCAGGTTTGATTATTCGGAGGAGGAACAGGCTGCACTGATGGCCGAGCCATCGACATCgtatttaaattaa
- the LOC122411715 gene encoding uncharacterized protein has translation MPEVLFSQLIVAGFGSNRELIKISAIHGKRIFSTWIKPSKATLHTASSGVPGLECKNYQYFVNGEQQKPIQSIEEALQNFRTFITNVVGNSVLIAAHGSKLHFELLIAAIQRAGLAKEFDSLIIGFVDTLLAFKRKFPDESGTRSFSLSALAQDLLGQSYSGQVHRASHTLPLLRRIVMENLDLSRVAKDMVRYKQALSSAKREHQQRTPHRFGLDDGAGPSMAKPMVQLRRGDTSRSERTPEWQKKRRGESEFDYSKEDRSSLAAGPSESHYADLDFSGYEGGTFEKEESPYAQIRF, from the coding sequence ATGCCAGAAGTTTTGTTCAGCCAACTCATAGTAGCGGGTTTCGGGAGCAACAGAGAGCTCATTAAAATCTCAGCAATACACGGGAAGAGAATATTTTCCACGTGGATAAAACCTTCAAAAGCAACACTGCATACAGCCTCGTCCGGAGTTCCGGGATTGGAATGTAAAAATTACCAATATTTCGTTAACGGTGAACAACAAAAACCGATTCAATCGATAGAAGAAGCTTTGCAGAATTTTCGCACTTTCATTACTAATGTTGTGGGAAATTCAGTTTTAATTGCTGCTCATGGTTCGAAGCTGCACTTCGAGCTCCTAATCGCTGCCATTCAAAGAGCAGGCTTGGCGAAGGAGTTCGATAGTCTTATTATCGGTTTTGTAGATACTCTCTTGGCTTTCAAACGAAAATTCCCAGATGAATCGGGTACCCGATCATTCTCGTTATCAGCTTTGGCACAAGATCTGTTGGGTCAATCATACTCGGGACAAGTTCACAGAGCATCGCATACTTTGCCACTTCTCAGAAGGATTGTAATGGAGAACCTTGATCTATCTAGAGTCGCTAAGGATATGGTACGTTATAAACAAGCTCTTTCAAGTGCTAAAAGAGAGCATCAGCAGCGTACTCCCCATCGGTTTGGACTGGACGACGGAGCTGGTCCATCGATGGCAAAACCGATGGTTCAATTGAGACGCGGCGACACGAGTCGGAGTGAACGAACTCCAGAGTGGCAGAAAAAACGACGTGGAGAATCCGAGTTTGATTATTCCAAGGAGGATCGGTCTTCACTGGCAGCAGGGCCATCGGAATCACACTATGCTGACCTCGATTTTTCAGGGTATGAAGGAGGTACATTCGAGAAGGAAGAGTCCCCGTACGCGCAGATTCGTTTCTAG
- the LOC122411716 gene encoding uncharacterized protein yields the protein MIEFVFSQLLSAGYGAEAQLIKISAIFEENEFSMWIKPSKSSLDTERSGVPGLECQNYRYFVDGKLQEPILSIQEVLKRFREFLMQVKKFADSPVTIAAHNAKREFELLIDAIKKTGMAKAFDGIIFGFVDTLPPIQIDLADDPSIKTFTLAALARHLLGKTYSGRVHIASEYLRLLREIIMGNIDPYIIAESIERYHNAILGVKTVQQGTSNQFGFDDEDGPSGTEPPVQYRNASGRRGSRNWVNKRRGRYGFDFDRRTELQ from the coding sequence ATGATTGAATTTGTATTCAGCCAACTGTTATCAGCGGGTTACGGAGCCGAAGCACAACTCATTAAAATCTCGGCAATATTCGAGGAGAATGAATTTTCCATGTGGATAAAACCTTCGAAATCATCACTGGATACAGAACGGTCGGGAGTGCCAGGATTAGAGTGTCAAAATTACCGATATTTCGTTGATGGTAAACTACAAGAACCGATTCTCTCGATACAAGAAGTTTTGAAAAGGTTTCGAGAATTCCTCATGCAAGTTAAGAAATTTGCCGATAGTCCAGTTACCATTGCTGCTCATAATGCGAAACGCGAATTTGAGCTCCTCATTGAtgccataaaaaaaacaggcATGGCGAAGGCATTCGATGGTATTATTTTCGGTTTTGTAGATACTCTTCCGCCTATACAAATAGACTTGGCAGACGACCCGTCTATCAAAACGTTCACGTTAGCAGCTTTAGCACGACATCTGTTAGGTAAAACGTACTCGGGGCGAGTTCACATAGCATCAGAGTATTTACGACTGTTGCGTGAAATTATAATGGGAAATATTGATCCATATATAATCGCCGAGAGTATCGAGCGTTATCATAATGCTATTTTGGGCGTGAAAACAGTCCAGCAGGGCACTTCCAATCAGTTTGGATTTGACGATGAAGATGGTCCGTCGGGGACAGAACCGCCGGTTCAATATAGGAATGCCAGCGGCCGTCGGGGTAGCCGAAATTGGGTTAATAAACGACGTGGCCGATACGGGTTTGATTTCGATCGGAGGACCGAGCTTCAATGA